The Penaeus vannamei isolate JL-2024 chromosome 39, ASM4276789v1, whole genome shotgun sequence genome includes the window TAATTGCTTGTTACAGTAGATATGATTTACTATTTAATATCTTTCGCAGAGTGAGGAATATGTGTGATTTTATGTCTTGTTTTTTAGCTGGTCATTGCAGAGTAAAATGGTTTTATTTCTTGCAGGCTTTGATTGGTCATCAACAAATGACCTCTTGCTAtctgggggagaggatggggtagtGTGTCTCTGGAGCTCGTCGAGTGGAGAATGCCTGCGCACTGTTAGCGACCAGTCTGGGGCTAATGTTCTGTCCTGTGTCTTTCACCCTTTCAACTCCAACTGGGCTGTTGTATCCTTTATTATTAGATAAGAGTGGAATATATTGGAATATAAACTTACATAAATTTGTTAGATTGTTGTAATAGCTTTCACAATTATAGCTTATTGTTTTTGTGCCGTAATTCATAAGGATTCTAAATTACACAGGTCTTCTATAAGAGGCATACATTaacttagattttttttatgtgagaaagaataaacacattttcatttgtttatttccatgCTTTATTGAATTACATAGTGAATTTAGTTTCTCAAAAGGCACTGCCTGTTCCAAAATGTTGCATTCCTTAACAAGTTCCCTCCAGGTAGGTAACAGTAATGGACTAGTACAGGTCCTGAACATGTCAACCGGCCATTATCCTAAAGGAGGAACGAGCAAGGTAGCAGGCCATGTAACGGCACTAAATTTTGACTCCTCTGGCAAGACACTCTGGGCTGGTGATGATAAGGTAAAGATTTTGTTTCTTCTTGGGCATTTTGTTGCTTGGTCATAGCATAATGCAGCTATTTTCATCCGTATACTTTGGGGACACTTCATATTAATCCAAACACTTTATATAAACCAGGGAACGATTGTGTCGTTTCTTTTTGACCTTGGGAGTGGATGTCTAAAGAAGGGCAAGAGATGTGTGGTTCAAGAAGGCGCTGCCATTACCAGCCTGTCCGCACGCACATGGGCCAGCAGAGAGGCTCCCAACCCAACTCTCCTTGTCAGTGCGAGCTGTAATGCTTTGCTGCTGTACAGGTACTGTGGTTTTAACTTACCCAATGAtcggttgttgtttttctttgtatcttgaTTTTAGTTTTCTTGATTAAGGCATACTGGAACCTCTTGGgagattttttcttcctttttttatgatttataatgGTGATTTTCAAATTGAAAAATGCTATTTATTCAATTGTGGTTTTgtttattgataagaatgattgcAAGATTCATTTGAGAtatttaatgaaaatagtagaTATAGTAGGACAGTTAATCCATGTATTTTCTAGACTACTTATTATCAAGAAAATGTAGTTTGTGAATATCAAATACTATTTATTGTACAAAAGTAAGCAAGAACATTATACATATCAAAATAGATTAGgaaaatagaagtaattatacaCTAACACATTATGTCTTATGCAGAGTGGCAGACAAGGATGGTGGCTTGCGGTTGAGACGTAAATTTAATGTGGCTCACATGTACCAGCCTGTGAGGTCGACATTCTGCCCCCTCATGTCCTTTAGGCAAGGAGCCTGTGTAGGTGTGTACCGATATTGATCTTTGTGCTTTATACGCTTGCGGAGAACAGTTGAAATGAAACAAGCGATTGATGTCACTTTTATTTTTGgaaagatatgtatttatttttcttataacatGGTTGGTTTTGAAGGCTGCTGTTTGtctataaacaaacacccacacacacccacagacagacagacagacagacagacagacagacagacagacagacagacagacagacagacagacagacagacagacagacagacacacacacacacacacacacacacacacacacacacacacacacacacacacacacacacagacagacagacagacagacagacagacagacagacacacacacacacagacagacagacacacacacacacacacagacacacacacacacacagacacacacacacacacacacatgcacacacacacacacttacacattagctattattattattattacacacacacacacacacacacacacacacacacacacacacacacacacacacacaaaaatatatatatttatatatactgtatatagttgTGTCCATTCCCGAAGTAATCTTTAAATGTATTTTATTCCTGAAGTTACTGGCTGTGAAGACTGCAGTGTCCTGTTCCTCGATGTCGAGCGTGACCAGCGCCCTCTCATCAATCGCCTTCAGGGTCACGCGGCTCCCGTTCTTGGTGTGAGCTTCAACTACGACGAGTCTCTCCTCGCCACATCAGATGCCACAGGCCTTGTCATTATCTGGAAGAGACAGTAGCCGgggtggaatgtgtgtgtgtgtgtatgtgtgtgtgggagtgagagtgagattgagattttgtgtgtgtgtgtgtgtgtgtgtgtgtgtgtgtgtgtgtgtgtgtgtgtgtgtgtgtgtgtgtgtgtgtgtgtgtgtgtgtgtgtgtgtgtgtgtctgagtttgagtttgagtatgaatgtgagtgtgattgtTAGTGTGaatattgtgttatttatttgttgcctgctatttatttgtttgtttgtttatttattttatttatctatttatttattttatttatttatttatttatttattatttatttatatttatttacttaagaTGAGCGAGCGGCGAGTGGCGAGCGTGAATGAGGCTGAGGCTTGAGGCGAGAGGCTGAGGCAAGAGGCGAGGCTGAGCGGCTGAGGTATGAGTGGCTGCAGAATGAGCGGCTGAGTATGAAATGCGAGCCTAGCTCTTTCCggctttcatatttattatttaaatatttatatttatttatcatttattatttattatttattatttatttatttatttttctttactatttatttatttttcatttttctatatttattatttattatttattatctattatttattactttattatttatgtttatttatttatttatttatttatttatttatttatttatttatttatttatttattttctatttattttttcttttttctttgttctttcttcttcttctttcttcttcttttgcttctttctttgttcttcttcttctggcttcctctttctgtttcttttacatgagagtgtgtgtgtgggtgggtgtgtgtgtgtgtgtgtgtgtgtaatgagagaagtgagtgagtgagtgagtgagtgagtgagtgagtgagtgagtgagtgggagtgagtgcgagagtgagtgcgagagtgagtgcgagtgaaaagtgaaaaggaaaaggaaaaggaaaagaaaagcggaaaggaaaaggaaaggaaaaggaaaaggaaaaggaaaaggaaaaggaaaaggaaaaggaaaaggaaaaggaaaagaaaggggagagtgagaggagaggagagtgagagtgagagtgagagtgagagtgagattgagtgtgagtgtgagagtgtgagtgtgagtgtaagtgtaagtgtgagagtgTAGAGtgtagagtgtgagggagagtgggagagtgagagtgagagtgagagagtgagtgaggagtgaggtgagtgagtgagtgggaggagtgagagtgagtgagtgagtgagtgagtgtgtgtgtgtgtgtgtgtgtgtgtgtgtgtgtgtgtgtgtgtgtgtgtgtgtgtgagtgtgtgagtgtgtgagtgtgtgagtgtgtgtgtgtgtgtttgtgtgtgtgtgtgtgtgtgtatgtgtgtgtgtgtgtgtgtgtgtgtg containing:
- the LOC113805642 gene encoding WD repeat-containing protein 13, with the protein product MAWWQQVLAVDAKFNNHRAPAAPGFKTLYIRRRSQLLRDSAREEDGTAVRNYLRLRLSLLQQRYGVTLDQLSLKSRPSSLRSASRLTVEGDSPRMSRSMSLAMSQAGGQSIEGPHGPPQPGTVVPTQRAEASKAIVGGKSIGENYAFSGVHHIFDQHTDSVTMVKFAHNDQGLLACSSLDGTLSICQVAEGQPRVIHTLRHHTAGVTGFDWSSTNDLLLSGGEDGVVCLWSSSSGECLRTVSDQSGANVLSCVFHPFNSNWAVVGNSNGLVQVLNMSTGHYPKGGTSKVAGHVTALNFDSSGKTLWAGDDKGTIVSFLFDLGSGCLKKGKRCVVQEGAAITSLSARTWASREAPNPTLLVSASCNALLLYRVADKDGGLRLRRKFNVAHMYQPVRSTFCPLMSFRQGACVVTGCEDCSVLFLDVERDQRPLINRLQGHAAPVLGVSFNYDESLLATSDATGLVIIWKRQ